A stretch of Flavobacterium sp. N2270 DNA encodes these proteins:
- a CDS encoding carbonic anhydrase family protein, with the protein MKTLNKELQDKITPRKALELLTEGNNRFINNLKAHRNLLEQVNDTIEGQWPFATILSCIDSRTSAELIFDQGLGDIFSVRIAGNIVNTDILGSMEFACKVAGSKLIVVLGHSKCGAVKGACDHVEMGNLTELLSKIQPAVYQENETKENRNAKNETFVENVSSINVKRSVKNIIERSFVLEQMVEEGSIGIVGAMHDIETGKVTFYDEVMYIKDDLNPSFSVADLRH; encoded by the coding sequence ATGAAAACATTAAATAAAGAATTACAAGATAAAATCACGCCTAGAAAAGCATTAGAATTATTAACTGAAGGAAATAATAGATTTATAAATAACCTAAAAGCACATAGAAATTTATTAGAACAAGTAAATGATACTATTGAAGGTCAATGGCCATTTGCTACCATTTTAAGTTGTATTGATAGTAGAACTTCAGCAGAATTAATTTTCGATCAAGGATTAGGAGATATTTTTTCTGTTCGAATTGCCGGAAATATTGTAAATACAGATATTTTGGGAAGTATGGAGTTTGCTTGTAAAGTTGCAGGTTCAAAGTTAATTGTGGTTTTAGGACATAGTAAATGTGGAGCTGTAAAAGGTGCTTGTGATCATGTTGAAATGGGTAATTTAACCGAATTATTATCTAAAATTCAACCGGCAGTTTACCAAGAAAATGAAACTAAAGAAAATAGAAATGCAAAAAATGAAACTTTTGTAGAAAATGTTTCGTCAATTAATGTAAAGAGAAGTGTAAAAAACATTATCGAAAGAAGTTTTGTTTTAGAGCAAATGGTCGAAGAAGGCTCTATCGGAATTGTTGGTGCAATGCATGATATTGAAACCGGAAAAGTAACTTTTTATGATGAAGTTATGTATATTAAGGACGATTTAAATCCTTCATTTTCAGTAGCTGATTTAAGACATTAA
- a CDS encoding LysR substrate-binding domain-containing protein: protein MTITQLHYVLAVAEYKNFTLAAEKCFVTQPTLSMQIQKLEDELDILIFDRSKKPIQLTEIGAKIVNQAKNIVNEAGRIKDIVEQQKGYIGGEFKVGIIPTVMPTLLPMFLNTFITKYPKVNLIIEENTTEDIIIKLKNGHLDCAIAATPLNEENLKEIVLYYEPFVAYIPNAVELNKKEIEISDLDLDTILLLQDGHCFRNSILNLCKNNSSLNQSHFQIESGSFETLIKLADEGLGVTLLPYLHTQDLNEANKSKLRDFKNPKPAREVSLLYPKNELKIHIIDALRNTISGIVRGAIAFNDVEIISPK from the coding sequence ATGACTATTACGCAATTGCATTATGTTTTAGCGGTAGCTGAATACAAAAATTTTACACTAGCTGCAGAAAAGTGTTTTGTTACACAACCTACTTTAAGTATGCAAATTCAAAAACTAGAAGATGAATTAGATATTTTAATATTTGATAGAAGTAAAAAACCTATACAATTAACAGAAATAGGTGCAAAAATTGTAAATCAAGCTAAAAACATTGTCAATGAAGCAGGAAGAATAAAAGATATAGTTGAACAACAAAAAGGATACATTGGTGGTGAATTTAAAGTGGGTATTATACCTACAGTTATGCCTACCCTTCTTCCTATGTTTTTAAATACATTTATTACTAAATATCCAAAAGTTAATTTAATAATTGAAGAAAATACAACAGAAGACATTATTATAAAACTTAAAAACGGTCATTTAGATTGTGCCATTGCTGCTACACCACTTAATGAAGAAAATTTAAAAGAAATAGTATTATATTATGAACCATTTGTGGCTTATATTCCAAATGCTGTTGAGTTAAATAAAAAAGAAATTGAAATTTCAGATTTAGACTTAGACACAATTTTATTACTTCAAGATGGACATTGTTTTAGAAATAGTATTTTAAATTTATGCAAAAATAATTCATCATTAAACCAAAGTCATTTTCAAATTGAAAGCGGAAGTTTTGAAACTCTTATAAAATTAGCCGATGAAGGTTTAGGTGTTACTTTATTGCCATATTTACACACACAAGATTTAAATGAAGCAAACAAGAGTAAATTACGCGATTTTAAAAACCCAAAACCTGCAAGAGAAGTAAGTTTACTTTATCCAAAAAACGAACTAAAAATACACATAATAGATGCTTTGCGTAATACAATCTCAGGGATTGTAAGAGGAGCAATTGCTTTTAATGATGTAGAAATTATAAGTCCTAAATAA
- a CDS encoding nucleoside triphosphate pyrophosphohydrolase family protein — protein MQKQLKAVQKFHETFGLGVSYEMKADLGAKKNDLRFELMREENEEYLEAVRNNDIIETADALGDMLYILCGTILEHGLQHKIEEVFDEIQNSNMSKLGANGKPIYREDGKVMKGPDYFKPNFEKILK, from the coding sequence ATGCAAAAACAATTAAAAGCAGTTCAAAAGTTTCATGAAACATTTGGTTTAGGAGTTAGTTACGAAATGAAAGCCGATTTAGGGGCTAAAAAAAATGATTTGCGTTTTGAATTAATGCGTGAAGAAAATGAAGAATATTTAGAAGCAGTTAGAAATAACGATATTATTGAAACAGCTGATGCACTTGGAGATATGTTATATATTTTATGCGGAACTATTTTAGAGCATGGGTTACAACATAAAATTGAAGAAGTTTTTGATGAAATTCAAAATAGTAATATGAGTAAGCTTGGCGCAAACGGAAAGCCTATTTATAGAGAAGATGGAAAAGTGATGAAAGGACCAGATTATTTTAAACCTAATTTTGAAAAAATTTTAAAATAA
- a CDS encoding TatD family hydrolase encodes MKFINLHTHSFSNDASVLEVVNQYPWEFDKSVPQYSIGIHPWYIEKERLESDMKFIQENLLLNECLALGECGLDKRIELPLNKQIEVFQQQIELVQKTKKPIILHCVATYQEVISIKKEMNIQNPMIIHGFSKNIQVANSLLDNGFYLSFGKYLLRTPELASVFNYVPNEYFFLETDTIKETIVDVYQKVSHIKNIELENLKYMVVKNFDQVFNSNPFNLLNT; translated from the coding sequence ATGAAATTTATAAATTTACATACACATTCGTTTTCTAATGATGCTTCGGTTTTAGAAGTAGTCAATCAATATCCATGGGAATTTGACAAATCTGTACCTCAATATTCTATTGGAATTCATCCTTGGTATATTGAAAAAGAAAGATTAGAATCAGATATGAAATTTATACAAGAAAATCTTTTATTAAATGAATGTTTAGCGCTCGGTGAATGCGGTTTAGATAAACGAATAGAGCTGCCTTTAAATAAACAAATTGAAGTTTTTCAGCAACAAATAGAATTGGTTCAAAAAACCAAAAAACCTATTATTTTACATTGTGTAGCGACTTATCAGGAAGTTATTTCAATTAAAAAAGAAATGAATATTCAAAATCCAATGATAATTCATGGTTTTTCTAAAAATATTCAAGTAGCAAATTCGCTTTTAGATAACGGATTTTATCTTTCTTTTGGAAAATATTTACTTCGAACCCCAGAATTAGCTTCTGTATTTAATTATGTTCCAAATGAATATTTTTTTCTTGAAACCGATACCATTAAAGAAACAATTGTTGATGTGTACCAAAAAGTATCACATATTAAAAACATAGAACTAGAAAATTTGAAATATATGGTTGTGAAAAACTTCGACCAGGTTTTTAACAGCAACCCTTTTAACCTTTTAAACACATAA
- a CDS encoding DUF1684 domain-containing protein — translation MKNLLLIIVLITSSIYAQDKKEKTSLEYQQHLNEEFADSLKSPLTNEDRNHFKALDFFTIDNKYVVEAVLIRTKNEKKFKMKTSTNRTPIYKKYGELHFTLEGKELKLNVYQNIDLMKLQDYKDYLFLPFSDLTNGKESYIGGRYIDMKIPEGHKVTIDFNKAYNPYCAYNYEYSCPIVPLENDLNIEIKAGVKKFHD, via the coding sequence ATGAAAAACTTACTTTTAATAATTGTTTTAATTACTTCATCAATTTATGCTCAAGATAAAAAAGAGAAAACAAGTTTGGAATATCAACAACACTTGAATGAAGAATTTGCCGATTCACTTAAAAGTCCGTTAACAAATGAAGATAGAAATCACTTTAAAGCATTAGATTTTTTTACAATTGATAATAAGTATGTGGTTGAAGCTGTTTTAATTAGAACAAAAAATGAAAAAAAGTTCAAAATGAAAACATCAACTAATAGAACTCCTATCTATAAAAAATATGGTGAATTGCATTTTACTTTAGAAGGCAAAGAATTAAAGTTAAATGTGTATCAAAATATCGATTTAATGAAATTACAAGATTATAAAGATTATTTATTTCTTCCTTTTTCCGATTTAACAAACGGAAAGGAAAGTTATATTGGTGGTAGATATATTGATATGAAAATTCCAGAAGGACATAAAGTAACAATCGATTTTAATAAAGCGTATAATCCTTATTGTGCTTATAATTATGAATATTCTTGTCCAATTGTTCCTTTGGAAAACGATTTAAATATCGAAATTAAAGCAGGCGTTAAAAAATTTCACGATTAA
- a CDS encoding SulP family inorganic anion transporter: MFKTLKNDLPASIVVFFVALPLCLGIALASGAPLFSGLIAGIIGGVVVGALSGSKIGVSGPAAGLAAIVLTAIGSLGGFENFLLAVVLGGVIQIVLGFLKAGIIGYYFPSSVIKGMLTGIGIIIILKQIPHFFGYDSEAEGADSFIEKSGENTFSAIAHISDHIILGSLVMGIIGLGILLLWDKVLSKKGKVFHVIQGPLVAVVLGIIFYAATKDNSTLGISASHLVSVPVPDSFNSFLGQFSFPNFGAITNVDVWVVAFTIALVASLETLLCVEATDKLDPDKNVTPTNRELYAQGAGNILSGLIGGLPITQVIVRSSANIQSGGKSKLSAIFHGLLLLISVIIIPKLLNMIPLSVLAAILLIVGYKLAKPALFITMYNLGWKQFLPFIVTVTGIVFTDLLKGIALGLAVGIVIILIKSFQNSHFLHKEEASNGNNKMKMTLAEEVTFFNKGAILNELEQLPHDSFLELDVRKTRYLDNDIIEILEDFAIKAKARNINIKLISERGIIDNPPSYIEFFKLLPITK, translated from the coding sequence ATGTTTAAAACATTAAAAAACGACTTACCAGCAAGTATAGTTGTATTTTTCGTTGCATTACCATTATGTCTTGGTATTGCTTTAGCAAGTGGTGCACCACTATTTTCAGGTTTAATTGCAGGTATTATTGGAGGAGTTGTTGTTGGAGCTTTAAGTGGCTCTAAAATTGGAGTGAGTGGTCCAGCAGCAGGTTTAGCTGCAATTGTATTAACTGCTATAGGTTCTTTAGGCGGTTTTGAAAATTTTTTATTAGCTGTTGTATTAGGGGGAGTTATTCAAATAGTTTTAGGCTTTTTAAAAGCGGGAATAATAGGGTATTATTTTCCTTCATCAGTAATAAAAGGGATGTTAACAGGTATTGGAATTATAATTATTCTTAAACAAATACCGCACTTTTTTGGTTACGACTCTGAGGCTGAAGGAGCTGATAGTTTTATCGAAAAATCAGGTGAAAATACTTTTTCTGCAATTGCTCATATTTCAGATCACATTATACTTGGTTCATTAGTAATGGGTATTATTGGTCTAGGGATTTTACTTCTTTGGGATAAAGTTTTATCAAAAAAAGGGAAAGTATTTCATGTTATTCAAGGACCATTAGTTGCAGTTGTATTAGGAATTATTTTTTATGCAGCAACTAAAGATAATAGCACATTAGGTATTTCTGCTTCTCATTTAGTAAGTGTTCCTGTACCAGACAGTTTTAATTCTTTTTTAGGACAATTTAGTTTTCCAAATTTTGGAGCAATTACAAATGTTGATGTTTGGGTTGTGGCATTTACTATAGCATTAGTAGCAAGTTTAGAAACACTATTATGTGTAGAAGCTACTGATAAATTAGATCCAGATAAAAACGTTACACCTACAAATAGAGAGTTATATGCTCAAGGAGCAGGAAATATATTATCAGGTTTAATAGGTGGGTTACCTATAACACAAGTAATTGTAAGAAGTTCTGCAAATATTCAATCTGGTGGAAAAAGTAAATTATCAGCTATATTTCATGGATTGTTACTTTTAATTTCGGTTATAATAATACCAAAATTATTAAATATGATTCCTTTATCTGTTTTAGCAGCAATTTTATTAATTGTAGGATATAAATTAGCAAAACCTGCTTTGTTTATAACAATGTATAATTTAGGTTGGAAACAATTTTTGCCATTTATAGTTACGGTTACTGGAATTGTATTTACAGATTTGTTAAAAGGGATTGCACTTGGACTGGCTGTTGGTATTGTAATCATACTTATAAAAAGTTTTCAAAATTCTCATTTTTTGCATAAAGAAGAAGCAAGTAATGGAAATAATAAAATGAAAATGACTTTAGCAGAAGAAGTAACTTTTTTTAATAAAGGAGCAATCTTAAATGAATTAGAACAACTTCCGCATGATTCTTTTTTAGAATTAGATGTTAGAAAAACGAGATATTTAGATAATGATATTATTGAAATTTTAGAAGATTTTGCAATTAAGGCTAAAGCAAGAAATATAAATATTAAGTTAATTTCTGAACGTGGAATAATTGATAACCCACCAAGTTATATTGAATTTTTCAAATTACTACCAATAACTAAATAA
- a CDS encoding DUF4920 domain-containing protein, with translation MKKITCLLALGLFVISCGKKEEVKEEVKLTDSYAVFGDSISNEGALSSAEMMAKFESLKEGDTVNVKFTSKINDVCQKKGCWMNVALEGDKSTFVKFKDYAFFVPMNAEDKDVIVEGKAFVSVESIDDLKHYAKDAGKSQEAIDSIVAPKTTYSFMANGVLISK, from the coding sequence ATGAAAAAAATTACATGTTTACTTGCCTTAGGATTATTTGTAATTTCTTGCGGTAAAAAAGAAGAAGTAAAGGAAGAAGTTAAATTAACCGATAGTTATGCTGTTTTTGGTGATTCTATTTCAAATGAAGGAGCTCTTTCTAGTGCAGAAATGATGGCGAAATTTGAATCTTTAAAAGAAGGTGATACAGTAAATGTTAAATTTACTTCAAAAATAAATGATGTTTGTCAAAAGAAAGGTTGTTGGATGAATGTAGCTTTGGAAGGCGATAAATCTACTTTTGTTAAATTTAAAGATTACGCTTTTTTTGTGCCAATGAATGCAGAAGATAAAGATGTTATTGTTGAAGGTAAAGCTTTTGTTAGTGTTGAAAGTATAGATGATTTAAAGCATTATGCAAAAGATGCTGGTAAATCTCAGGAGGCTATAGATAGTATTGTTGCACCAAAAACAACCTATTCATTTATGGCAAATGGTGTTTTAATTTCTAAATAA
- the mnmD gene encoding tRNA (5-methylaminomethyl-2-thiouridine)(34)-methyltransferase MnmD codes for MKREIVITSDGSSTIFIPEWNESYHSKNGAIQEAYHVFINAGFTLINKQKINILEIGFGTGLNAFITYLEAKKEYKKINYVGVEAYPVSQDEIIRLNYVEELNAESQKDVFKKMHDLEWNIQNEISPQFCLTKRKQLFQEINDVESFDLIYFDAFGFTLQPELWSEEIFQAMYNSLLKNGVIVTYACRGSIKRAMLKAGFRVEKLPGAPGKREMLRGTKE; via the coding sequence TTGAAAAGAGAAATAGTTATTACGAGCGACGGTTCAAGTACAATTTTTATACCAGAATGGAACGAAAGTTATCATTCTAAAAATGGTGCAATACAAGAAGCATATCATGTTTTTATAAACGCAGGTTTTACTTTAATCAACAAACAAAAAATTAATATTCTTGAAATAGGTTTTGGAACTGGTTTAAATGCTTTTATAACTTATTTAGAAGCAAAAAAGGAGTATAAAAAAATTAATTATGTTGGAGTAGAAGCTTATCCTGTTTCTCAAGATGAAATAATAAGACTTAATTATGTTGAAGAATTAAATGCTGAATCTCAAAAAGATGTATTTAAGAAGATGCATGATTTAGAATGGAATATTCAAAATGAAATTTCACCTCAATTTTGCCTTACAAAGAGAAAACAGTTATTTCAAGAAATTAATGATGTTGAAAGCTTCGACTTAATTTATTTTGATGCTTTTGGGTTTACACTTCAACCCGAATTATGGAGTGAGGAAATTTTTCAAGCAATGTATAATTCATTATTGAAAAACGGAGTTATCGTTACATATGCTTGTAGAGGTTCTATTAAAAGAGCAATGCTTAAAGCTGGTTTTAGAGTTGAAAAATTGCCTGGTGCTCCTGGAAAAAGAGAAATGTTAAGAGGTACTAAAGAATAA
- a CDS encoding tRNA threonylcarbamoyladenosine dehydratase — protein MAQWKERAELLFKEEGINKLNNANVLVVGLGGVGSFAAEFLARAGVGKMTIVDGDTVDITNINRQLPALHSTVGLPKVNIVGDRLLDINPDLKLTKIEEFLSPERAYELVSPEFDYVLDCIDSLTPKMNLIIAAKRKKVKLISNMGAGGKSDSSKVRVRDISKTEFCPLAKNIRKRLKKEGIDKGIKAVYSAEMPDSKSLKLTDGTNFKKSFYGTNSWMPALFGLLAAETVVKYIVKK, from the coding sequence ATGGCACAATGGAAAGAAAGAGCAGAATTGCTTTTTAAAGAAGAAGGAATAAACAAGTTAAACAATGCAAATGTGTTGGTTGTTGGTTTAGGTGGTGTTGGTAGTTTTGCTGCCGAATTTTTAGCAAGAGCAGGAGTAGGAAAGATGACCATTGTTGATGGAGATACGGTTGATATTACTAATATTAACCGACAATTACCAGCCTTACATTCTACAGTGGGTTTGCCCAAAGTAAATATCGTGGGAGACAGACTTCTAGATATTAATCCGGATTTGAAGTTGACCAAAATAGAAGAGTTTCTTTCGCCAGAACGGGCTTATGAATTAGTTTCACCAGAGTTTGATTATGTTTTGGATTGTATCGATAGTTTAACTCCAAAAATGAATTTGATTATTGCTGCAAAGCGTAAAAAAGTTAAACTAATCAGTAACATGGGAGCTGGTGGGAAATCAGATTCTTCAAAAGTAAGAGTTAGAGATATAAGTAAAACAGAATTTTGTCCGTTAGCAAAAAACATTCGTAAAAGGTTAAAAAAGGAAGGTATTGATAAAGGTATAAAAGCAGTTTATTCTGCTGAAATGCCAGACAGTAAGAGTTTAAAATTAACCGATGGTACAAACTTTAAAAAATCGTTTTATGGAACAAATAGTTGGATGCCAGCATTATTTGGTTTACTTGCAGCCGAAACAGTTGTAAAATATATTGTAAAAAAGTAA
- a CDS encoding branched-chain amino acid aminotransferase, protein MNLPEIVNIDITKAPISKINQVDFDNLTFGNVFTDHMLVCDYEDGVWKKPTIEPYAPFTIDPSAKVFHYGQAIFEGMKAYKDESDDVWLFRPDENYIRFNKSASRMAMPEVPEEVFLGGLKQLLEIEKEWVKKGKGNTLYIRPFMIATGSGVIAAPAKFYRFMIILSPAKAYYSGEVKVLIAEHFSRAANGGIGAAKAAGNYSAQFYPTKLANDLGFQQIIWTDDATHTKLEEAGTMNVFFRINDTLFTAPTSERILDGITRKSIIDLAKRENIDVEVRSVLVSELVEAAKNGSLKEIFGAGTAAVVNPIVGFSYKEEYFELPKIENSFATEIKEKLTNIQYKLAEDTFNWTVKI, encoded by the coding sequence ATGAATTTACCAGAAATTGTAAATATAGATATTACAAAAGCTCCAATCTCTAAAATTAACCAAGTAGATTTTGATAATTTAACTTTTGGAAATGTTTTTACAGATCATATGCTTGTTTGTGACTATGAAGATGGCGTTTGGAAAAAACCTACTATTGAACCCTATGCTCCTTTTACAATAGATCCTTCTGCTAAAGTTTTTCATTATGGTCAGGCTATTTTTGAAGGAATGAAAGCTTATAAAGATGAATCTGACGATGTATGGCTGTTTAGACCAGATGAAAACTATATTCGTTTTAATAAAAGTGCAAGTCGTATGGCAATGCCAGAAGTTCCTGAAGAAGTTTTTTTAGGTGGATTGAAGCAGTTATTAGAAATTGAAAAAGAATGGGTTAAAAAAGGAAAAGGAAATACATTATACATAAGACCGTTTATGATTGCAACAGGAAGTGGTGTAATTGCCGCTCCTGCGAAATTTTATAGATTCATGATTATACTTTCTCCTGCAAAAGCCTATTATTCTGGAGAAGTAAAAGTATTAATTGCAGAACATTTTAGTAGAGCTGCAAATGGAGGAATTGGTGCTGCAAAAGCTGCTGGTAACTATTCTGCACAGTTTTACCCAACTAAATTAGCAAACGACTTAGGTTTTCAGCAAATTATTTGGACAGATGATGCAACGCACACCAAACTTGAAGAAGCAGGTACAATGAATGTTTTCTTTAGAATTAACGATACATTATTTACAGCTCCTACAAGTGAACGTATTTTAGATGGAATTACTCGAAAAAGCATAATTGATTTAGCTAAAAGAGAAAATATCGATGTTGAAGTTCGTTCAGTATTAGTTTCAGAATTAGTTGAAGCTGCTAAAAACGGAAGTTTAAAAGAAATTTTTGGAGCAGGAACTGCAGCAGTTGTCAATCCAATTGTAGGTTTTTCATATAAAGAAGAATATTTTGAATTACCTAAAATAGAAAATTCATTTGCAACTGAAATAAAAGAAAAACTAACAAATATTCAGTACAAATTAGCTGAAGATACTTTTAACTGGACAGTTAAGATATAA
- a CDS encoding Dps family protein, whose product MMKNTLGLPIKETKELTNELNILLSNFQVYYQNLRGLHWNIKGKRFFDLHVKFEEFYNDSQIKIDLIAERILTLGGTPLHTFEDYIANSQLKVGKDISNDETAISLILDSLSELLVIERKILSDSGEIEDEGTNSMMSDFISEQEKTIWMLKAWMQ is encoded by the coding sequence ATTATGAAGAATACATTAGGATTACCCATCAAAGAAACTAAAGAGTTAACCAATGAATTAAATATACTTTTATCAAATTTTCAAGTTTATTATCAAAATTTAAGAGGTTTGCATTGGAATATTAAGGGAAAACGTTTTTTTGATCTACATGTTAAGTTTGAAGAGTTTTATAATGATTCACAAATTAAGATTGATTTAATTGCTGAGAGAATTTTAACTTTAGGTGGAACTCCGTTACATACATTTGAAGACTATATTGCAAATAGTCAACTAAAAGTAGGAAAAGATATTTCAAATGATGAAACTGCAATTTCACTTATCTTAGATTCATTAAGTGAATTATTAGTTATTGAAAGAAAAATTTTGAGTGATTCTGGAGAAATAGAAGATGAAGGTACCAATTCTATGATGAGTGATTTTATTTCCGAACAAGAAAAAACAATTTGGATGTTAAAAGCTTGGATGCAATAA
- the can gene encoding carbonate dehydratase translates to MSDFYKKILENNKKWVNEKLQINPEYFNNLAEGQQPPLLWIGCSDSRVPANEIIGAEPGEVFVHRNIANMVVHSDMNMLSVLDYAVNALKVKHVIVCGHYGCGGVKAAMGNSSIGIIDNWVRHIKDVYRFHKEELNAITDESERFNKFVEINVKEQVFDLAKTSIVQSAWKNGQELSIHGWVYGLNSGYVTDLGVNFSCDKDLDNVYQLKF, encoded by the coding sequence ATGAGCGATTTTTATAAAAAAATATTAGAAAATAATAAAAAATGGGTTAATGAAAAACTTCAAATAAACCCTGAATATTTTAACAATTTAGCCGAAGGTCAGCAACCCCCATTGTTATGGATTGGTTGCTCGGATAGTCGTGTGCCTGCAAATGAAATTATTGGAGCCGAACCTGGTGAAGTTTTTGTACATAGAAACATTGCCAATATGGTTGTACACAGTGATATGAACATGTTAAGTGTATTAGATTACGCTGTTAATGCTTTAAAAGTGAAACATGTTATTGTATGCGGTCATTATGGGTGTGGTGGAGTAAAAGCAGCAATGGGTAATAGTTCTATTGGAATAATAGACAATTGGGTTCGTCATATAAAAGATGTTTATCGTTTTCATAAAGAAGAATTAAACGCTATAACTGATGAATCAGAACGTTTTAATAAGTTTGTAGAGATTAACGTTAAAGAACAAGTATTTGATTTAGCCAAAACATCTATTGTTCAATCTGCATGGAAAAACGGTCAAGAATTAAGTATTCACGGATGGGTTTATGGTTTAAATTCAGGTTATGTTACCGATTTAGGTGTAAATTTTAGTTGTGATAAAGATTTAGATAACGTTTATCAATTAAAATTTTAA
- a CDS encoding LETM1-related biofilm-associated protein, with protein sequence MINPSINGWIEKFFVENDLNFIDYSNDYNTFYSDIRQSGFIYGHVVSLNLKTPIDLKGLSHDEVTKIALLNSMFSIYRIVKQNKIKEDFITQINLFYKKIQHENYNFLNKLLPSGSQVSILESNLNDRIQTNNNIISKNFSHIITNALLFLDVLAFHEYLVKKDLSTKYLKEFELNCIKVVSLAFSIKKVKSNYDELLIKLFENSLRYTKFKSVGNLQLETIPLEKYDFEIEKLYLLDLAQMALWSDELLEIDENIFLNKLALKLNVPLNNLIESTTTINIFIKEYKNEIPFFNYSNPVKHFYDQTNNTVTKLITRNKKRLTKEIIESKELMILLAQSTTRELDSDEKKKVKKQLLDICKSVPSLTIFLLPGGGILLPILIKYIPQLLPSAFNENLED encoded by the coding sequence ATGATAAACCCTTCAATTAATGGTTGGATAGAAAAATTTTTTGTCGAAAATGACTTAAATTTTATCGACTATTCAAATGATTATAATACATTTTATTCAGATATTAGACAATCTGGGTTTATTTATGGCCATGTTGTTTCTTTAAATTTAAAAACTCCAATTGACTTAAAAGGTTTATCTCATGATGAAGTTACCAAAATAGCTTTACTTAACTCAATGTTTTCTATTTATAGAATTGTGAAGCAAAACAAAATTAAAGAAGATTTTATAACACAAATTAATCTTTTTTATAAAAAAATTCAACATGAAAATTACAACTTTCTTAATAAGTTATTACCTTCTGGAAGTCAGGTTTCTATTCTAGAAAGCAATTTAAATGACCGAATTCAGACTAATAATAATATTATAAGTAAGAATTTTTCGCATATAATTACAAATGCCTTATTGTTTTTAGATGTTTTAGCCTTTCATGAATATTTAGTTAAAAAAGATTTAAGTACAAAGTACTTAAAGGAGTTTGAACTAAATTGTATAAAAGTAGTATCATTGGCCTTTTCAATTAAAAAAGTAAAATCTAATTATGATGAATTATTAATTAAACTGTTTGAAAACTCACTTCGTTATACTAAATTTAAAAGTGTTGGCAATTTGCAGTTAGAAACCATTCCATTAGAGAAATATGATTTTGAAATTGAAAAATTATATTTATTAGATTTAGCTCAAATGGCACTTTGGAGTGATGAGCTTTTAGAAATTGACGAAAATATTTTTTTAAATAAATTAGCTTTAAAACTTAATGTTCCTTTAAATAATCTAATTGAAAGTACAACTACAATTAATATTTTTATAAAAGAATATAAAAATGAAATTCCGTTTTTCAACTATTCAAATCCGGTGAAACATTTTTATGATCAAACTAATAATACAGTTACAAAGTTAATAACACGAAATAAAAAAAGACTTACAAAAGAAATTATTGAAAGTAAAGAATTAATGATTTTATTGGCTCAGTCTACAACTCGAGAATTAGATTCTGATGAAAAAAAGAAAGTAAAAAAACAATTATTAGACATCTGCAAATCGGTGCCATCGCTAACTATTTTTTTACTTCCTGGTGGTGGAATACTTTTACCTATTTTAATAAAATATATTCCTCAATTATTACCTTCTGCCTTTAATGAAAATTTAGAAGATTAA